In a genomic window of Streptomyces pristinaespiralis:
- the gatB gene encoding Asp-tRNA(Asn)/Glu-tRNA(Gln) amidotransferase subunit GatB, translating into MTVTEPVSYEDALASYDPVMGLEVHVELGTKTKMFCGCSTELGAEPNSQTCPTCLGMPGSLPVVNAVAVESAVKIGLALHCDIAEWCRFARKNYFYPDMPKNFQTSQYDEPIAFNGYLDVQLEDGEVFRVEIERAHMEEDTGKSTHVGGATGRIHGASHSLLDYNRAGIPLIEIVTKPIEGAGARAPEVAKAYVAELRELIRALGVSEARMEMGQMRCDVNLSLRPNGTEKFGTRSETKNVNSLRSVERAARFEIQRHAAVLSSGGTIVQETRHFHEDDGSTTSGRIKEEAEDYRYFPEPDLVPVAPSREWVEELRATLPELPRLRRNRLREEWGVSEHDMQSILNAGAVDLIVATIEAGAPADQARKWWMGELARSANESGKALDELAITPAQVARVTALVKEGSLNDKLARQVIEGVLAGEGDPDTVVDKRGLKVVSDEGALGAAVDEAIAANAAIADKIRGGKVAAAGALVGAVMKTTRGQADAARVKELILQKLGVTEG; encoded by the coding sequence GTGACCGTCACTGAACCGGTGTCGTACGAGGACGCCCTCGCGTCCTACGACCCCGTCATGGGCCTCGAGGTCCATGTCGAGCTCGGCACCAAGACCAAGATGTTCTGCGGGTGCTCCACGGAGCTGGGCGCCGAGCCCAACTCGCAGACCTGTCCCACCTGCCTCGGCATGCCCGGCTCGCTGCCGGTCGTCAACGCGGTCGCCGTCGAGTCGGCCGTCAAGATCGGCCTCGCGCTGCACTGCGACATCGCCGAATGGTGCCGCTTCGCCCGGAAGAACTACTTCTATCCGGACATGCCGAAGAACTTCCAGACCTCGCAGTACGACGAGCCGATCGCCTTCAACGGCTACCTGGACGTCCAGCTCGAGGACGGCGAGGTCTTCCGCGTGGAGATCGAGCGCGCCCACATGGAGGAGGACACCGGCAAGTCGACCCACGTCGGCGGCGCCACCGGCCGTATCCACGGCGCGTCCCACTCCCTGCTCGACTACAACCGGGCCGGCATCCCGCTGATCGAGATCGTCACCAAGCCGATCGAAGGCGCGGGCGCACGGGCACCGGAGGTCGCCAAGGCGTACGTCGCCGAGCTGCGCGAGCTCATCAGGGCCCTCGGCGTGTCCGAGGCGCGCATGGAGATGGGCCAGATGCGCTGCGACGTGAACCTGTCGCTGCGCCCGAACGGCACCGAGAAGTTCGGCACCCGCTCCGAGACGAAGAACGTCAACTCGCTGCGCAGCGTCGAGCGGGCGGCCAGGTTCGAGATCCAGCGGCACGCCGCGGTGCTCTCGTCCGGCGGCACCATCGTGCAGGAGACGCGGCACTTCCACGAGGACGACGGCTCGACGACGTCCGGACGGATCAAGGAGGAGGCGGAGGACTACCGCTACTTCCCCGAGCCCGACCTGGTCCCGGTCGCGCCGTCGCGCGAGTGGGTCGAGGAGCTGCGCGCCACCCTGCCGGAGCTGCCGCGTCTTCGGCGCAACCGGCTCCGCGAGGAGTGGGGCGTCTCCGAGCACGACATGCAGTCGATCCTCAACGCCGGCGCGGTCGACCTGATCGTCGCCACGATCGAGGCGGGCGCTCCGGCCGACCAGGCGCGCAAGTGGTGGATGGGCGAACTGGCCCGCAGCGCCAACGAGTCGGGCAAGGCCCTGGACGAGCTCGCGATCACCCCGGCGCAGGTCGCCCGGGTGACCGCGCTGGTCAAGGAGGGCTCGCTCAACGACAAGCTGGCCCGCCAGGTGATCGAGGGCGTGCTCGCGGGCGAGGGCGACCCGGACACCGTCGTGGACAAGCGCGGTCTGAAGGTCGTCTCGGACGAGGGCGCGCTCGGCGCGGCCGTCGACGAGGCCATCGCGGCCAACGCGGCGATCGCGGACAAGATCCGCGGCGGCAAGGTCGCGGCGGCGGGAGCGCTCGTGGGCGCGGTCATGAAGACCACCCGCGGCCAGGCGGACGCGGCCAGGGTCAAGGAACTGATCCTGCAGAAGCTGGGC
- the gatA gene encoding Asp-tRNA(Asn)/Glu-tRNA(Gln) amidotransferase subunit GatA yields the protein MSDSIIKLTAAEIATKIAAGELTAVEVTQAHLARIEAVDEKVHAFLHVDREGALAQARAVDEKRAKGEKLGPLAGVPLALKDIFTTEGIPTTVGSKILEGWIPPYDATVTRRLKAADVVILGKTNMDEFAMGSSTENSAYGPTGNPWDLTRIPGGSGGGSSAALAAYEAPLAIGTDTGGSIRQPAAVTATVGVKPTYGGVSRYGMVAFSSSLDQGGPCARTVLDAALLHEVIAGHDPLDSTSIDAPVPPVVEAARNGSVAGMRVGVVKQFRGEGYQAGVVQRFDESVELLKELGAEIVELDCPSFDLALSAYYLIAPSECSSNLARFDAMRYGLRVGDDGTKSAEDVTALTREAGFGDEVKRRIMLGTYALSSGYYDAYYGSAQKVRTLITRDFEKAFEQVDVIVSPTTPTTAFPIGERADDPMAMYLADLCTIPTNLAGNAAMSLPCGLAPEDGLPVGLQIIAPAMKDDRLYKVGAAVEAAFVERWGHPLLEEAPSL from the coding sequence ATGTCGGACAGCATCATCAAGCTCACCGCCGCCGAGATCGCCACGAAGATCGCCGCCGGCGAGCTCACGGCCGTCGAGGTGACGCAGGCACACCTGGCCCGTATCGAGGCCGTCGACGAGAAGGTGCACGCCTTCCTCCACGTCGACCGCGAGGGCGCCCTCGCGCAGGCCCGCGCCGTCGACGAGAAGCGCGCCAAGGGCGAGAAGCTCGGTCCTCTCGCCGGTGTGCCGCTCGCGCTGAAGGACATCTTCACCACCGAGGGCATCCCCACCACGGTCGGCTCCAAGATCCTCGAGGGCTGGATCCCGCCGTACGACGCGACGGTCACCCGGCGCCTCAAGGCGGCCGACGTCGTCATCCTCGGCAAGACCAACATGGACGAGTTCGCCATGGGGTCCTCCACCGAGAACAGCGCGTACGGCCCGACGGGCAACCCGTGGGACCTCACCCGTATCCCCGGCGGCTCCGGCGGTGGCTCCAGCGCCGCGCTCGCCGCCTACGAGGCGCCGCTCGCCATCGGCACGGACACCGGCGGCTCGATCCGTCAGCCCGCCGCCGTGACGGCGACGGTCGGCGTCAAGCCCACGTACGGCGGAGTGTCGCGGTACGGCATGGTCGCGTTCAGCAGCAGCCTCGACCAGGGCGGGCCGTGCGCCCGTACCGTCCTCGACGCCGCGTTGCTCCACGAGGTCATCGCCGGGCACGACCCGCTCGACTCGACGTCCATCGACGCGCCGGTCCCGCCGGTCGTCGAGGCGGCCCGCAACGGCTCCGTGGCCGGGATGCGCGTCGGCGTCGTCAAGCAGTTCCGCGGCGAGGGCTACCAGGCCGGCGTCGTGCAGCGCTTCGACGAGTCGGTGGAGCTGCTGAAGGAGCTCGGCGCCGAGATCGTCGAGCTGGACTGCCCGTCCTTCGACCTGGCGCTTTCCGCGTACTACCTGATCGCGCCGTCCGAGTGCTCCTCGAACCTCGCCCGCTTCGATGCCATGCGCTACGGCCTGCGGGTCGGCGACGACGGCACGAAGTCCGCGGAGGACGTCACCGCGCTGACCCGCGAGGCCGGCTTCGGAGACGAGGTCAAGCGCCGCATCATGCTCGGCACGTACGCGCTCAGCTCCGGCTACTACGACGCGTACTACGGCTCCGCGCAGAAGGTCCGCACCCTCATCACCCGGGACTTCGAGAAGGCGTTCGAGCAGGTCGACGTGATCGTCTCCCCGACGACGCCGACCACCGCCTTCCCGATCGGCGAGCGCGCCGACGACCCGATGGCGATGTACCTCGCGGACCTGTGCACCATCCCGACCAACCTGGCCGGCAACGCGGCCATGTCGCTGCCCTGCGGTCTCGCACCGGAGGACGGCCTGCCCGTCGGCCTGCAGATCATCGCCCCGGCCATGAAGGACGACCGTCTGTACAAGGTCGGTGCGGCCGTCGAGGCCGCGTTCGTGGAACGCTGGGGTCACCCGCTGCTCGAGGAGGCTCCGTCGCTATGA
- the gatC gene encoding Asp-tRNA(Asn)/Glu-tRNA(Gln) amidotransferase subunit GatC — protein MPGITREEVAHLARLARLELSGEELEHFAGQLDDIIGAVARVSEVADQDVPPTSHPLPLTNVMRADEVRPSLTPEQALSGAPAQEQQRFKVPQILGED, from the coding sequence ATGCCTGGCATCACGCGCGAGGAGGTCGCCCACCTCGCACGGCTGGCGCGTCTGGAGCTGTCCGGCGAAGAGCTCGAGCACTTCGCCGGACAGCTCGACGACATCATCGGCGCGGTCGCCCGCGTCTCCGAGGTCGCCGACCAAGACGTACCGCCGACCTCCCACCCGCTGCCGCTGACCAATGTCATGCGCGCGGACGAGGTCCGTCCGTCGCTCACCCCCGAGCAGGCGCTCTCCGGCGCCCCGGCCCAGGAGCAGCAGCGTTTCAAGGTGCCGCAGATCCTGGGGGAGGACTAA
- a CDS encoding putative bifunctional diguanylate cyclase/phosphodiesterase, which translates to MKPTESAAPVSRPRALAALVGRKPGLPAAVVATAALVLGIGVVRNLQEERALFPAGTVGWSLAVLTGIIVGHLVALGRDRWWGGAGSGAALTLATLLLFGWVAAGLVSLAVVALVGAACRNRWRQGVLHGAVDVLGIGAAALALALFDVVPTVERPWDPLSWEPAAAPEVILAATAYLGATRLLLWYVLAPQAGGLPTVARTALLRQGLVAVALVGIAPLICVVAVAMPLLLPLFAVPLIALDYTLWIARARAEEQLRDPLTGLPNRQWLLERTWSALEDAESSGARAALVLIDLDRFRSVNDTLGHLAGDRLLLQIADRLRLALPRGAEAARLGGDEFAVLLPTADSTTSAQRIARHLVAELSSPLDLDGLTLVLEASAGLAVFPDHALDAEGLLRRADVAMYQAKRDRTGVEVYESKRDSNTPDRLGLLGDLRRALDAGDVELHYQPKVRFDGHVAGLEALVRWVHPERGRVPPDEFIAIAESSGLMPHLTEYVLETALAQVARWRAQGLEVPVAVNVSPRDVHTPGFAGAVAARLARHGVPAGALQLEITEHVLLEDPQRAADTLAGLADHGVKMSLDDFGTGYSSLVHLRRLPVSELKIDRSFVARLAVDAEDAEIVRCTVDLAHSLGLLVVAEGVEDDETWERLRDLRCDAVQGWLVAAAMPPQEATAWLLARGVHGWHRPALPAAGEIPPPQPRADRTSGRAVT; encoded by the coding sequence ATGAAACCGACCGAGAGCGCCGCCCCGGTCTCACGGCCGCGTGCACTCGCGGCCCTGGTGGGCAGGAAACCCGGCCTGCCCGCGGCCGTCGTGGCAACTGCCGCGCTCGTGCTGGGCATCGGAGTCGTACGGAATCTCCAGGAGGAGCGCGCGCTCTTCCCCGCCGGCACCGTCGGCTGGTCGCTCGCCGTGCTCACCGGGATCATCGTCGGACATCTTGTCGCCCTCGGCCGCGACCGCTGGTGGGGCGGCGCCGGATCGGGGGCCGCGCTGACGCTGGCCACCCTGCTCCTGTTCGGCTGGGTGGCGGCGGGTCTGGTCTCCCTGGCCGTGGTGGCCCTCGTCGGCGCCGCCTGCCGCAACCGCTGGCGGCAGGGCGTGCTGCACGGCGCCGTCGACGTCCTCGGTATCGGAGCGGCGGCGCTCGCGCTCGCGCTCTTCGACGTCGTGCCCACCGTCGAGCGGCCCTGGGACCCGCTCAGCTGGGAGCCCGCGGCCGCGCCCGAGGTGATCCTCGCCGCGACCGCGTATCTGGGCGCCACCCGGCTGCTGCTCTGGTACGTGCTGGCACCGCAGGCCGGCGGTCTGCCGACCGTCGCACGCACGGCCCTGCTGCGGCAGGGCCTCGTCGCCGTCGCGCTCGTCGGCATAGCTCCGCTGATCTGCGTCGTCGCCGTCGCGATGCCGCTGCTGCTGCCCCTGTTCGCGGTGCCGCTGATCGCGCTGGACTACACGCTGTGGATCGCCAGGGCCAGGGCCGAGGAGCAGCTGCGGGACCCGCTCACGGGACTGCCCAACCGTCAGTGGCTGCTGGAGCGCACCTGGTCCGCACTGGAGGACGCGGAGAGCAGCGGCGCGCGCGCCGCGCTCGTCCTGATCGACCTCGACCGCTTCCGGTCGGTCAACGACACACTCGGTCACCTCGCGGGGGACCGGCTCCTGCTGCAGATCGCCGACCGGCTCCGGCTCGCCCTGCCGCGGGGCGCGGAGGCCGCACGACTCGGCGGCGACGAGTTCGCGGTGCTGCTGCCCACCGCCGACTCCACGACCTCCGCCCAGCGGATCGCCAGGCACCTCGTCGCCGAACTGTCCTCCCCGCTCGACCTCGACGGGCTGACCCTCGTCCTGGAGGCCAGCGCCGGACTCGCCGTCTTCCCCGACCACGCGCTGGACGCCGAAGGGCTGCTGCGCCGCGCGGACGTGGCGATGTACCAGGCCAAGCGCGACCGCACGGGCGTCGAGGTGTACGAGTCCAAGCGCGACAGCAACACCCCCGACCGGCTCGGTCTCCTCGGCGACCTGCGCCGCGCGCTGGACGCCGGAGACGTCGAACTCCACTACCAGCCCAAGGTCCGCTTCGACGGGCACGTCGCCGGTCTCGAGGCCCTGGTCCGCTGGGTCCACCCCGAGCGCGGGCGGGTCCCCCCGGACGAGTTCATCGCCATCGCGGAGTCCTCCGGCCTGATGCCGCACCTGACCGAGTACGTCCTCGAGACGGCGCTCGCCCAGGTCGCCAGATGGCGCGCGCAGGGGCTCGAGGTCCCGGTCGCCGTCAACGTCTCCCCCCGAGACGTCCACACACCCGGCTTCGCCGGTGCCGTGGCCGCCAGGCTCGCCCGGCACGGCGTGCCCGCGGGCGCGCTCCAGCTGGAGATAACGGAGCACGTGCTGCTGGAGGACCCGCAGCGGGCCGCGGACACCCTGGCCGGGCTCGCCGACCACGGTGTGAAGATGTCGCTGGACGACTTCGGCACCGGCTACTCGTCGCTGGTCCACCTGCGCCGGCTGCCCGTCAGCGAGCTGAAGATCGACCGTTCCTTCGTGGCCAGGCTCGCGGTCGACGCGGAGGACGCGGAGATCGTCCGCTGCACCGTGGACCTCGCCCACTCGCTCGGCCTGCTGGTGGTCGCGGAGGGCGTCGAGGACGACGAGACCTGGGAGCGGCTGAGGGACCTGCGCTGCGACGCGGTGCAGGGCTGGCTGGTCGCCGCGGCGATGCCGCCGCAGGAGGCCACGGCCTGGCTGCTGGCCCGGGGAGTGCACGGCTGGCACCGCCCGGCCCTCCCGGCGGCCGGCGAGATCCCCCCGCCCCAGCCACGGGCGGACCGTACCTCGGGCCGTGCGGTGACGTAA
- the ligA gene encoding NAD-dependent DNA ligase LigA has translation MAGEQQTNLPAQAREEHALLAEQIEEHRFRYYVKDSPVISDAEFDKLLRELEGLEERYPELRTPDSPTQKVAGDYETELTKVEHRERMLSLDNAFDDAELAAWAERVARDVGAPGYHFLCELKVDGLAVNLTYEKGRLTRAATRGDGRVGEDITPNARTIAGIPDRLGGDRIPRLVEIRGEVYFPMEQFQELNARRVAAGEQPYANPRNSASGSLRQKDPKVTATLPLRMVVHGIGAREGLTIDRLSQAYDLLREWGLPTARHNKVVGSLEEVREFIAYFGEHRHSVEHEIDGVVVKLDEIPLQGRLGSTARAPRWAIAWKYAPEEVNTKLVNIRVGVGRTGRVTPYAQVEPVTVAGSEVEFATLHNQDVVKAKGVLIGDTVVLRKAGDVIPEILGPVVDLRDGSEREFVMPAECPECGTALRPMKEGDVDLRCPNARSCPAQLRERLFYLAGRKALDIEHFGYVAAAALTQPLEPAEPPLVDEGDLFDLTMEQLLPIKAYVLDQDSGLPKRDPKTGEDKIATVFANQKGEPRRNAVAMLENIAAAKERPLARIITGLSIRHVGPVAAEALAREFRSIDRIEQATEEELAAVDGVGPTIAAALKQWFEEDWHREILRKWRAAGVRTEEHGSGEDAGPRPLEGLTVVVTGTLENHTRDGAKEALQSLGAKVAGSVSKKTSFVVVGDNPGSKYDKAVQLKVPVLDESGFAVLLEEGPEAAREAAVTEEA, from the coding sequence GTGGCCGGCGAACAGCAGACGAACCTGCCCGCCCAGGCCCGGGAGGAGCACGCGCTCCTGGCCGAGCAGATCGAGGAGCACCGCTTCCGGTACTACGTGAAGGACAGCCCCGTCATCAGCGACGCGGAGTTCGACAAGCTCCTCCGGGAGCTCGAAGGGCTCGAGGAGCGGTACCCGGAGCTGCGCACGCCCGACTCGCCGACCCAGAAGGTCGCCGGGGACTACGAGACCGAGCTGACCAAGGTCGAGCACCGCGAGCGGATGCTCTCCCTGGACAACGCCTTCGACGACGCGGAGCTCGCCGCCTGGGCCGAGCGCGTCGCCCGCGACGTCGGCGCCCCCGGCTACCACTTCCTGTGCGAGCTGAAGGTCGACGGCCTCGCGGTCAACCTGACCTACGAGAAGGGCCGGCTGACCCGCGCGGCGACCCGCGGCGACGGGCGCGTGGGCGAGGACATCACTCCGAACGCCCGCACCATCGCCGGTATCCCGGACCGGCTGGGGGGCGACCGTATTCCCCGCCTCGTGGAGATCCGCGGCGAGGTCTACTTCCCCATGGAGCAGTTCCAGGAGCTCAACGCCCGCCGTGTGGCCGCCGGCGAGCAGCCCTACGCCAACCCGCGCAACTCCGCCTCCGGTTCGCTGCGCCAGAAGGACCCCAAGGTCACCGCCACGCTGCCGCTGCGCATGGTGGTGCACGGCATCGGCGCTCGCGAGGGCCTGACGATCGACCGGCTCTCCCAGGCGTACGACCTGCTCCGCGAGTGGGGTCTGCCCACCGCCCGGCACAACAAGGTGGTCGGCTCGCTGGAGGAGGTGCGGGAGTTCATCGCCTACTTCGGTGAGCACCGCCACTCCGTGGAGCACGAGATCGACGGGGTCGTGGTCAAGCTCGACGAGATCCCGCTGCAGGGCCGTCTCGGGTCGACCGCGCGTGCGCCGCGCTGGGCGATCGCCTGGAAGTACGCGCCGGAGGAGGTCAACACCAAGCTGGTCAACATCCGCGTCGGTGTCGGCCGCACCGGCCGTGTCACCCCGTACGCCCAGGTCGAGCCGGTCACGGTGGCGGGCTCCGAGGTCGAGTTCGCGACCCTGCACAACCAGGACGTGGTCAAGGCCAAGGGCGTCCTCATCGGTGACACGGTGGTGCTGCGCAAGGCCGGTGACGTCATCCCCGAGATCCTCGGCCCGGTGGTGGACCTGCGGGACGGCAGCGAGCGGGAGTTCGTGATGCCGGCCGAGTGCCCCGAGTGCGGCACCGCGCTGCGGCCCATGAAGGAGGGCGACGTCGACCTGCGGTGCCCCAACGCCCGCTCGTGCCCCGCCCAGTTGCGGGAGCGACTCTTCTACCTGGCGGGGCGCAAGGCACTCGACATCGAGCATTTCGGTTACGTCGCGGCCGCGGCTCTCACCCAGCCGCTCGAGCCCGCGGAGCCGCCGCTCGTCGACGAGGGCGACCTGTTCGACCTCACCATGGAGCAGCTGCTGCCCATCAAGGCGTACGTCCTCGACCAGGACAGCGGCCTCCCCAAGCGCGACCCGAAGACCGGCGAGGACAAGATCGCGACGGTGTTCGCCAACCAGAAGGGCGAGCCGCGCAGGAACGCCGTGGCGATGCTGGAGAACATCGCGGCGGCCAAGGAGCGCCCGCTGGCCCGCATCATCACGGGACTGTCGATCCGTCATGTGGGCCCGGTCGCCGCCGAGGCGCTCGCCCGTGAGTTCCGCTCCATCGACCGTATCGAGCAGGCGACGGAGGAGGAGCTCGCGGCGGTCGACGGTGTGGGCCCCACCATCGCCGCCGCGCTCAAGCAGTGGTTCGAGGAGGACTGGCACCGCGAGATCCTGCGCAAGTGGCGTGCGGCGGGCGTGCGGACGGAGGAGCACGGCTCGGGGGAGGACGCGGGGCCGCGTCCGCTCGAAGGGCTGACGGTCGTCGTCACCGGAACGCTGGAGAACCACACCAGGGATGGCGCAAAAGAAGCGCTCCAGAGCCTCGGAGCGAAAGTGGCCGGTTCCGTATCGAAGAAGACGAGCTTCGTGGTGGTCGGTGACAATCCCGGTTCCAAGTACGACAAGGCAGTGCAGTTGAAGGTGCCGGTTCTGGACGAGTCGGGCTTCGCGGTCCTCCTCGAAGAGGGACCGGAGGCGGCTCGTGAGGCTGCTGTGACCGAGGAGGCGTGA